The Lycium barbarum isolate Lr01 chromosome 12, ASM1917538v2, whole genome shotgun sequence genome includes a region encoding these proteins:
- the LOC132623384 gene encoding phosphoglycerate mutase-like protein 4 — MTSLIKPDIHLILRHSQNYHYYCCSKLLPISNLTIISALRFNSIPSLHYISRIPMADSTSRVVLQSECGGDGKSENVSPNLTEIIVVRHGETEWNADGRIQGHLDVELNDIGRQQAMAVAARLSKETRISAIYSSDLKRAHETAETIARSCGDLEVIKDPDLRERHLGDLQGISLREAAKSQPMAYKAFLSDRNDQEIPGGGESLDQLYQRCTSCVQRIAKKHRGERVVVVAHGGAIRALHSRASPHRRSKSKIWNTSVGILHLSDKDEWTVKLWANVSHLNKTEFLDSGFGGDKTSG, encoded by the exons ATGACATCATTAATAAAGCCTGACATTCATCTGATTCTCCGCCACTCTCAGaattatcattattattgttgCTCAAAATTGTTACCAATTTCCAACCTTACTATTATATCGGCCTTGAGATTCAATTCGATCCCTTCTCTTCATTACATTTCTAGGATTCCTATGGCTGATTCTACTTCTAG GGTTGTGCTGCAGTCTGAGTGTGGTGGAGATGGCAAATCTGAAAATGTGAGTCCTAATTTGACTGAGATTATTGTAGTACGTCATGGCGAGACAGAATGGAATGCCGATGGTAGAATTCAG GGGCATTTAGATGTCGAATTGAACGACATCGGGAGACAGCAAGCTATGGCG GTGGCAGCCCGGCTCTCCAAGGAGACAAGGATCTCTGCCATATATTCATCGGACTTGAAACGGGCCCATGAGACAGCAGAGACAATAGCAAGGAGTTGTGGGGATCTAGAG GTCATTAAAGATCCAGACCTTCGAGAGAGACATCTAGGAGATCTTCAAGGTATTTCTCTCCGTGAAGCAGCCAAAAGCCAACCGATGGCTTATAAGGCTTTTCTCTCTGACCGAAATGATCAAGAAATTCCA GGTGGCGGAGAAAGTTTAGATCAACTTTATCAACGCTGCACTTCTTGTGTACAGAGGATTGCCAAGAAGCACAGAG GAGAACGAGTGGTTGTGGTAGCTCATGGGGGTGCAATCAGAGCACTTCACAGTCGGGCATCCCCACATAGGAGGTCTAAAAGTAAGATCTGGAATACATCCGTTGGTATACTTCACTTGTCTGATAAGGATGAATGGACCGTTAAACTCTGGGCCAATGTAAGTCATCTCAATAAGACAGAATTTCTGGACTCAGGTTTTGGCGGGGACAAAACTTCCGGTTAA